The nucleotide window TATCGCCGATTGGCTCACGTCGATTCGTCCGGTCCCCTGCCACCTGATCAAACACAGTAAACGAACCGTACCCCTCCGGGCCGGCTACCTCCATCCCGACGGCAAGCTCGTCCCGTTGTTCCCCACGCTGGGCATTCCCCATGGCCACGCAGGCCATTGGCATCCCGAAGCCAAACGTCTTTTTGCCAGATACGAAGAAGAAACCATGCCGTCGGGCCGCCGGCGCTGACGGGGACTGCCACCCTTCCGGTTGACGGCTGTCCCCGTTTAACAACCTGATCCAACTGGGACAGGCACGGCAAGGTATGCCGAGCCAGTCCCCGCTAAAATATCAGCGTGAGGCCGGCGGTCAATCCGTGCCGGAGGGATTGAAACTCGGTGAGGGGAAAAGACTGGCTTGAGTCGTTCACCGGGTAGACGGTGAGATTCCCGGTGATGAGTTGATTCCAGTAGACGCGGTACCCCACGTCGGCGGCAAAATTCTTCATGAATTGAAAGCGAAGCCCGATGTCGCCATCAGCCCCGATGCCGTAGCCGGTCATGGCGAAGCTCGGGTTCTGCTGCAAGTCGGGCCGCAGGTGATGCTGGTCCTTGTTGTCCAGATAGCTGGCGGGAATGAGGGCTGCGGTGCCGTGAACGCTGATCCGGCGGGTGAACTTATACTCGGAGGTCATGCCGATTCGAAATGAATGCCAGGACGTTGTATTCGTGATGACGGTCTGCCCCTGGTTCGTACTCGTGCCGGGCGGTAGGCAGGTCAGGCCTGGAATCGCAGCCGGGTTGCAGGATATCTGCGCCACCCCGACCGCCTGATATTCCGTACGCCAATACTGATAGCCGCCGAAGACATCGAGATAGCCACGGTGGTGTGCGAACTCCGTCACGCGCCCGCCCAAATCCGCGTTCACATACCACATGTTATTGCCGTTGATGTTGCTCTGGGTACTCGAGAAGAGTTGCTGTCCTGCTCCATAATCATCGTCGGTCAAGCGACCGCCCCCGACATTGGCGAACCCGACGTTGAGCTTGGTAAAGACTTTCTGAGAGAACCAGAATTTCCCGGCCACGTCGATCACGTTCGTGCCGACGTCCTCATAATCCAGTTTCGATGTGGGATTGCCGAGGCCCGGCACCGAAGACGCATTGTGCGCCCACTTCGTCTCGCCGACGCTGATCCAGGTGCCGATGTTGATTTCAGTCGCAGGCCGCCGCGGCTCATCCGGCTCCTGGGCCTGGGCGAGCCAGGTTGAAGAGGTCAAGACGACGCCGGCGGCCAGCAGGCTTCCGATGGCCAGGAGGCGCCTGGTCATCGCCTCGCTCCGCCCCGCTGGATGATGACGGTATCCACACATCGCTCGACCGTGTCCGGCATGACCCTTTGACAGGCCGAACGGATATCTTCGAGGACGAAATGGCGTTGCAGGTAGGCGGTCAGCCAGACCAGCCAGCTCCCGAGCGCAAAGGCCGCCACGATGCCGACCGTCCATCGTACGATCGTACCGATCGTACCGACAGCACTGGAACCAGACTGAGTCGATTCCACGACCGGCCGATCTTCTTGAACCGATTGCTGAGGCTGTTGCTCAACCGCTTGTCCAACCACCTGCTCCACGACCTGGAGATTCGGCATAGCCAGTCCTCACGGATGAGTTCCCTGAGCGTCAGAGCATCATCCTACTGGAGTGGTTGGATTCTGGATATAGTTTTTTCTGAATGGATCGGCAGCCCCTGCTCCCTTGACCCACCGGGGCGTGGCCCTGTATAACCGCAGACTGCCGCAGCGGCCAGTCCTGAGCCCTGAGTGCTGATTCAGATGATGGAGCCGGCTGTCTGACCTCGTCTCCAAGCCGCCTTCCGGTTGCTTCAACTCAGGACTCACAACTCAGCACTTCTTTGATGCGCCCGTAGCTCAATGGATAGAGCACCAGACTACGGATCTGGGGGTTACAGGTTCAAGTCCTGTCGGGCGCACCAAACCGCTGACGGATCCGGGCCTATCGAATTCAGTCCTGTCGGGCGCACCAAACCGCACTTCGTGTGGGCCGGCGGCTCACCAGGCGCAGCCTTTCTTTGTTGCGCCGCCGGATAAACACCTCCAGTAGTCCGAGTTAGATGTTTGTGTCAGCCCGCGCCTCTTCAGGAGAAGCCTCTCTTCAACTGACGGATCCGGGCCTATCGAATTCCGTCCTGTCGGGCGCACCAAACCGCACTTCGTGTGGGCCGCGGGCTATTCAGGCAAAGCCTCTCCCAATTGACGCCCGCGGATAAAACCCACCAGTAGTCTTGTATCTATCTTGCTCGTGCCGGCGCCCACCTCGTCCGCCTTACCTTGACACCGCTGCTAGATACTCCGACGATAGGTTGGTCTACGGAGCCTCATAACCACCGCGTTGGGAGGTACACCATGGAAGCTGGTGCCAAGCGAACGATCATCGCCCGAATCATGGCAGGTTTAGGCACTCTGTGTGGAATTTTTGGTGGGCTGGCAGCAACCACGAAAGACCCGTGGTGGTTTACCCCGCGCGGCTGGGGGATCGGTGGGATACTCTTGCTCCTCATTGCCATATTCTTGCTGCTCGACGGAGTCGTCTCATTCGAGAAATCTGACTCGAGTCAGACTCCCAGACGTTCACCAGTCCACTGAGGTTGAACAGGTACTTCATGATTGGTGAGGAGAGTCAGTTCAATGCAGCGCACCTCGTTTTGTGTAGTCGGTTGGTGTACGATAATCCTGTAAAGTATGATTATGTGATGGGAGGACTGGAATGATTCGTGTCCTCTTATTCTCTCTGCTGATTATTGTGGTGGTTGCTTCACGCGCGGAAGCTCAATCGAATGGAGGAGTGATAATCTCCCCAGGGCAGCCGAGTGTGTTCGTGTCTCCTCTGTTCGATGGCAGTGCCAATGTTTTTCGGCCAGGCCAACCGTCCTACTTATTCACCCCTCCAGGAAGCGGCAGCACAATCACTAAAGGAGGCGAGTTCGCATACTATATTCCATTGTCGCCGCCCCCCATTTCCAGTCTCGGAAGGACGCCCTATGGGATCGTGATGCCCGGCTATCCAAGCATTCTCGATAGGCCCTTGGCTCCATATGGCATCACCCTCCCCTCTCACTGATGGGCACCAGTTTCCCCGAGGAAGACTTGGATCTGACCCCTTCGCCTTCCGGCCGTCCACCATGGAGAATCCCCTCCCGCTGGCTGAGACAAGAGTGAGCCAGGCCCTTCTTCTTGCGCTGATAAGCCTGCATCGTTTCTTCTCCTCATCGCTCGACGAAGATGAGAGCCGTTCCGGATAGGGATCGACCAATGGGAGCGCAGTCCCTCTTGCAAAGCGGAGATCGTTCGTATCATGCATGGTCACAGACTGCGGACCGGACAGGAGTGCCCATTGCGGCTTGCGCGGCTCGATCGCCCTCTATATGATGTCATGGCGCGATTGGCCGTCTCAGGCTGTCGCAGAAATAGGACACGTCGATGAGCGATTCAGGAGAAAGTCCGATGAGCGCGCACCCTGAGGATCAGGCAGTGCGAGCGCCGGAGGAGTTGTTCGACGAGCATCGGCCTGAGCCGCTGGTCAACCGTCGCACTTGGCTGGGCCGGGCGGCGGCCGTCGTGGGAGTCACGATCGCTGAGACCATGCTCAGTCCTGTGCGCGCCGAAGAGCCGGCGGCTTCGGCCGATCCGACAAAAGTGCCAGGGTCTCCGCCCAGCCGCTACGGGCATCGCTCGGAGTTCGAGACAAGCGAGCGGGTGCCTCGCTCTTGGTGGTCCACTCTCACTCCACTCCAGGACCTTCAGGGCATCGTGACCCCCGCGTCCTTGCACTTTGAACGCCACCACAACGGCATCCCGAGCATTCATCCGGGCCGTCACCGGCTGCTTGTCCATGGCCTGGTCGAGCGACCGCTCATCTTCACGGTCGAGGAACTGAAGCGCTTTCCCTCGGTGTCGCGGCTCCTCTTCATCGAGTGTTCGGGAAATTCCGCGCCTGAATGGCGAGCCTCCGCGGGGCAGACTGCCCAGCAGACCCACGGGCTCACGAGCACCAACGAATGGACCGGTGTGCGGCTTTCGACGATCCTCAAAGAAGTCGGCGCGAAACCCGACGGCACCTGGCTACTGGCGGAAGGCAGCGACGCCGCAGCCATGACGCGCAGCCTCCCCCTCGCCGACATCCTGGACGACGCGCTCCTCTGTTACGCGCAAAACGGCGAGGCGCTCAGGCCGGAACAGGGTTACCCGCTCAGGCTGGTGATCCCCGGGTGGGAAGGCAATACCTGTATCAAGTGGCTCAGACGTTTGAAGCTGGGAACCGCTCCCTTCATGACGCGCGAGGAGACGTCTCAATATACCGATCTCATGCCCGACGGCACAGCGCGGCAGTTCACGATGGTGATGGAAGCCAAATCCGTCATCACCAGTCCTTCGGGCGGACAGACGCTACAGCCCGGCTTCATCGAAATCCGCGGACTCGCCTGGAGTGGTCGCGGGTCGATCACCAAGGCGGAGGTCAGCACCGACGGAGGCCGTTCGTGGGAGCAGGCTCGCCTCCAAGAGCCGGTCCTCCCCAAATGCCACACGCGGTTTCGTTTGCCCTGGCGGTGGGACGGGATGGAAACCATTCTCCAGAGTCGCTGCACCGACGAAACCGGATACGTGCAACCCAGCCGCGCGGCCCTGGTCGCGGTGCGCGGGATCCATTCCGTCTACCATTACAACGCCATTCAGAGCTGGAAGATTTCGCGGGACGGGCAGGTGACCAATGTCCATGTCTAGGACTGCGGCGGCAGTGTGGGTGATCACTCTAGGATCGGCCTGGCTTGCCGGCTCGGCTCTGGCAGGAGACAACAATATACCGCTCGGCTATGGATTCGGCCGCTCACCCGCCGAGAAGGAGATACAGATCTGGGACATCGATGTCGCCCCGACCGGTGTCGGCCTGCCTCCGGGTCGTGGGACGGTTACCCAGGGGGCAGCCGTGTTTTCCGCGAAGTGCGCGGTCTGCCATGGTCCGACCGGCCAGGAAGGACCGATGGACCGGCTCGTGGGCGGACAGGGCACGCTCACCACAGGACAGCCCATCAAGACCATCGGCAGCTACTGGCCTTATGCCACAACATTGTTCGATTACGTTCGCCGCGCGATGCCGTTCCCCGCTCCGCAATCCCTGACAGCCGACGAGGTGTATGCCGTCGTTGCCTGGCTGCTGCACCAGAACGGCATCCTTCCGGCTGATGCGGCACTCGATGCGCGGACGCTCCCTGCCGTTCAGATGCCGAACCGCACAGGCTTCACGCCTGATCCTCGACCCGATGTGTTGAAGTAGCCGTTGCTCGTATCAAGCCGCATCCAACGGCTCACCGGCGTGGCCGCTGCCGGTGGCCGTTCACTCGCCCTCTGGAATCGAACAATGGCCCCGTTCCGCTTGGCTTGTTGGGACGACCTCATGAAGGTGGGCGTGGATTCATGGCGTCGGTTTCACCCCTGCAGTTGCGCCAGCATCGCGGCCGGATTCCAGTAGCCCCACATCGTATGGATTCTTCCGTCCGAGTGGATTTCAAACACATCGATGCCTTCGAAGACGACCGATCGGCCGTTCTTCCCGATGCCGCGCCCCGTGAACTTCACGGCGGCACGGTTGCCGGACAGGAAGACATGATCTTCGGTCAAGCCGACTTTCTCGAACGCGCCGACGACTCCGAGAAAGAATTGGCGCAATGCCGCATGGCCTTGCAGAGGAGCAGGAGCCCCCGGTTCATAACTGGTCGCCTGCTCCGCAAAGCAGGCGACCCAGGCATCGGCGTCCATCTGTCGGATCGCAGCGAAATATCGGGCCACCGCCGCCCGAACGGTCTCAGGTTCCATGTCCGGTTCTCCTTTTCTAGTCATAACCGCTTCTTGCGAGTAGCGAGCACGGCAATCTTTGGGCGACGCGCTTTCTTTCTGACCGCATGAGATATGCTCGCGAACGTCCCCGCCCTGCCATGGAGATGCGGCGCGGCTGGCGGAGCCGGATGACGGTTTCATTCACGATCCTTCGCGTACTCGGCCGGCGACCATGAAATAGCTGATCGTGCAGAACAACTCATGAGCATCGCGTAATCGATGGATGTCGTCTTCCCACTGTTTCAGCCCCGTGGCGGTAATGACCTGATTGCTGGCCGCGGCGCGGCCGATCTCCAGAAAGTACGCGCTGAAACTCTCCGGTTCGAAGACGACGACACTGGCTTCGACTGCGACATCGACCAGTCCGCTGGACTTGAAGAGTCTCGGCAGCTCACGACCGATCCAGCCGTTCTTGGTATGGTGGTCGCAGTCGTAGTGAAGGACCTTCCGAACCAGACTTCGATCGCTCAGGTTGATCGTGACCGTCTCGAAGTCCGGCTCGATCAGGTAGACCCATCCAGCGGGCTTCGTCACACGAATCAATTCGGTCAGAGCCCGTTGCGGATCACTGAGATAGGGAAACAGGCGCTCGCTCCTCGAGACATCAAAGGCGGCGTTCGGGAACGGAAGTTGTTGCGCATCTCCCTGCCGGTACGTGATCGGAAGATCGAGGCCGGCCCCTCGTCGTTGTGCGACATCCAGAAACTTGCGACTGTAATCGAGGCCGACGACCTGACCTGATGGAGCCACAAGTCCGGCTAGTTTGACCGTCTCCAGGCCGATGCCGCACCCGCTGTCCAGTACCGACAGGCCTGGCCGGATGCGACATCGTTCGATCGCGGCTTTCTTGAGCCGTTGGATTCCCTCGAGCCTGTCGAAGACATCGAGGATATGGACATAGTCCTGCACGTTCGCGGCCGCGTCGATTTGCTCAAAGGCTGTGACGTTGATGCGGCCGGGATCAGTGGAAGGATCGTCGGAACTGCTTCTTGACATGGCGCGAACTATACACGGAAAGGGGTCCGACTTGATTCACGGATTCGGCGAGGGTTCGGACCGAGGTCACGCATTCTCCGGGGAAAGTCCTGCCGTCTCTGGAATCTGTGAGATGCTTGGAACGTCGAGGCTCTGACCGTCTCGAGCGAGGAGCCAGTGGAGTCGGTCTTGCTGTTCGGTCTGCAGGCTGAGGAAACGGACGCCGACCTGACCCTCTTTCACCCATCGAGCCACGGCAAGATCGATACTGATGGGCAGGTCTTCGGCGGATGGAGTGAGGATCAATTGCAGATAGCTGGGCGGCTGGATCCTGGCCCTGGTTTCAATACGACAGCCTCCGGCGGCCAGATCGACGACGATCCCTTCGACCCAACCGCCCGATCCAAACGCAAAACAGCCCGAGACTCGGACTGGAATCCTTGTGTGGCTGCGAGGATCGGCCATTCCGTGGTACCTGTCGATACAGTACTTCTCATTACAGAGACGCGCACCTGGCGGTTCAGCCAGGTGGGGAACCCGAAAGCTCCGGCTGACGGTTCCCCGCCTTTCGACCAACCGGTCGAAATATCGTAATAGATAAATGATTACAATTGGTTATGAGCTTGATACCGTCAAGAAGCTTGGTCCGACACCAGAAAACGCTCCCTTTATATATAGGCCCAGTGTTGCGTCCCAGAAGTTCGTTCGTGGCGAGCCCTTCGACCGGCTCAGGGTGAACGGATTATTACAGGAACGTACGGGATACCACACTAGGACCGAGCAGAAGCGGGATTCAGGAGCGTGACGAAGGTTCGCGGTAGCTTCGACGAGGCCAATTGGATTCCGCTTTACGGTACGGCAGCGGGCGGCGCTTGCGGGTCACCAGGCGTTTGAAGAGGACGACAAAGGTAGTGAGCGACAAGGCGGCAATCAGACGGGCGAGCATATCACACCTCACCAATCCCGAACATATCGCTGAGTGAGACACCCTGTCAAACCTCCCCACCACAACGACCGTTCAGGCGAATGGTCGGGCTTCCTACCGAAGCCGGTCATCCAGGTTGCATGCAGTTCTCTCTCACCGACACGTCTTGCAAGCCCTCCCCCGCATCGTTACCATCGACTCACCAGCGAGGAACCTATGCGCACCTGGTGGGAGAAAGCGTTGGTACTCTGTCTGCTGTTGTTCGCCCCGACAGACGGAAATGCGCAGGATCGTCCCGGAGTATTTACGGATCCCACCAACGCCGGACCGGATTTCGAAATCCAAGGCGAATACCTCGGAATGTCCCATAGTGAACTCGGCGAAGGACGCTGGGGCGCACAAGTCACGGCTTTGGGAGAGAAGCGGTTTCATCTCGTCCTCTTTTCGGGCGGCTTGCCGGGACAGGGCGGGCATCCAGGTGATCGGAACATGACGGCCGATGGAATCTCCGGCGAGGACGGTACGACATTTCATGTCGATTTCTGGCACGCGACCATCAAACAGGGCGTCTTGACCCTGTACGGTCGAGATCAGTCGCAAATGGGAGCCTTGACTCGCATTGAACGGAAGAGTCCCACGCAAGGAAGCGCGCCGCCGCCAGGCTCGGTCGTCCTGTTCGACGGAAGCACCGCCGACGCCTTCACGAACGGCAACATCGTCATGAAGAATCTCCTGGCCGCGGATGCAGCCAGCCGCCAGACATTCGGCGACCATCTGTTGCATCTGGAGTTCCGCGTGCCGTTCAAACCGGCGGCGAGAGGACAAGGCCGCGGCAACAGCGGCGTCTATCTGCAGAACCGATACGAACTGCAGATTCTGGATTCCTTCGGGTTCGAGGCCGGACATGACGGCTGCGGCGGCATCTATAGTATTGCCGCGCCGTCGGTCAATATGAGCTTTCCACCGCTCACCTGGCAAACCTACGATGTCGACTTCACCGCTGCACGCTTCGATCACGATGGGAAGAAGCAGCGCAACGCCCGCGTGACCGTCCGCCACAATGGCGTGGTGATTCACGACGATGTAGAATTGTCTCACGGGACCCCCGGCCGCGCGCCGGAAGGACCGCTGCCGGACGTGCTCTATCTTCAAGGTCACGGCGACCCTGTCGTGTTTCGTCACATCTGGGTCGTTCCGAAAGAGGATCACATACCGCAATAAGCGAAGTCACGAACCGGCAGGGGCGTCGCGTCACGCTCACCTGTCTAGCAACGCGTTCACGCAGCGACAGCACGCCTAGTAATTTCCACAAGCATCGACCGGTATTCTTTCCGCCAGCGACCTAGGGGAGAGCCTAGGGCCGGTGAAAAAATATTTTATTTTTTCCTCACAGCTCTTTTCAAAGTTGATCGACACCTGGTAAAGTGAATCATTCACGATTTGGATGCTCAGTCATGACACAGGCCACTCAACCGGATAGAACGGAAAGCCAAACGAAGGAGAAATCATTGCTCCCCGTCTGCTGCCTATGCGGGCTGATCCGCGTGGAGTCTGAGGGATCCTCGGCTCCGGAACGGTGGGTCACGTCGCGCATCTATGAAGCAACACACCAGATCGATCCGCGGGAATATCTCTTCACGCACACGTACTGTCCCAAGTGCTACCACAAGTTCATGAGCAAGCTCCGAGTTGCCTAGCCTGCTGCACCATTGCTCTCTTCCCCTCCGCTGATTGTTCCATTCTGTTCATTCGCAGGAGCCCAAGTCCGTCGATGGACCCCTCCTTTCGTATAGGGCG belongs to Nitrospira sp. and includes:
- a CDS encoding methyltransferase domain-containing protein, whose protein sequence is MSRSSSDDPSTDPGRINVTAFEQIDAAANVQDYVHILDVFDRLEGIQRLKKAAIERCRIRPGLSVLDSGCGIGLETVKLAGLVAPSGQVVGLDYSRKFLDVAQRRGAGLDLPITYRQGDAQQLPFPNAAFDVSRSERLFPYLSDPQRALTELIRVTKPAGWVYLIEPDFETVTINLSDRSLVRKVLHYDCDHHTKNGWIGRELPRLFKSSGLVDVAVEASVVVFEPESFSAYFLEIGRAAASNQVITATGLKQWEDDIHRLRDAHELFCTISYFMVAGRVREGS
- a CDS encoding cytochrome c; amino-acid sequence: MSRTAAAVWVITLGSAWLAGSALAGDNNIPLGYGFGRSPAEKEIQIWDIDVAPTGVGLPPGRGTVTQGAAVFSAKCAVCHGPTGQEGPMDRLVGGQGTLTTGQPIKTIGSYWPYATTLFDYVRRAMPFPAPQSLTADEVYAVVAWLLHQNGILPADAALDARTLPAVQMPNRTGFTPDPRPDVLK
- the soxC gene encoding sulfite dehydrogenase, which translates into the protein MSAHPEDQAVRAPEELFDEHRPEPLVNRRTWLGRAAAVVGVTIAETMLSPVRAEEPAASADPTKVPGSPPSRYGHRSEFETSERVPRSWWSTLTPLQDLQGIVTPASLHFERHHNGIPSIHPGRHRLLVHGLVERPLIFTVEELKRFPSVSRLLFIECSGNSAPEWRASAGQTAQQTHGLTSTNEWTGVRLSTILKEVGAKPDGTWLLAEGSDAAAMTRSLPLADILDDALLCYAQNGEALRPEQGYPLRLVIPGWEGNTCIKWLRRLKLGTAPFMTREETSQYTDLMPDGTARQFTMVMEAKSVITSPSGGQTLQPGFIEIRGLAWSGRGSITKAEVSTDGGRSWEQARLQEPVLPKCHTRFRLPWRWDGMETILQSRCTDETGYVQPSRAALVAVRGIHSVYHYNAIQSWKISRDGQVTNVHV
- a CDS encoding nuclear transport factor 2 family protein: MEPETVRAAVARYFAAIRQMDADAWVACFAEQATSYEPGAPAPLQGHAALRQFFLGVVGAFEKVGLTEDHVFLSGNRAAVKFTGRGIGKNGRSVVFEGIDVFEIHSDGRIHTMWGYWNPAAMLAQLQG
- a CDS encoding PilZ domain-containing protein, translating into MADPRSHTRIPVRVSGCFAFGSGGWVEGIVVDLAAGGCRIETRARIQPPSYLQLILTPSAEDLPISIDLAVARWVKEGQVGVRFLSLQTEQQDRLHWLLARDGQSLDVPSISQIPETAGLSPENA
- a CDS encoding DUF1080 domain-containing protein, encoding MRTWWEKALVLCLLLFAPTDGNAQDRPGVFTDPTNAGPDFEIQGEYLGMSHSELGEGRWGAQVTALGEKRFHLVLFSGGLPGQGGHPGDRNMTADGISGEDGTTFHVDFWHATIKQGVLTLYGRDQSQMGALTRIERKSPTQGSAPPPGSVVLFDGSTADAFTNGNIVMKNLLAADAASRQTFGDHLLHLEFRVPFKPAARGQGRGNSGVYLQNRYELQILDSFGFEAGHDGCGGIYSIAAPSVNMSFPPLTWQTYDVDFTAARFDHDGKKQRNARVTVRHNGVVIHDDVELSHGTPGRAPEGPLPDVLYLQGHGDPVVFRHIWVVPKEDHIPQ